One window of Chryseobacterium indologenes genomic DNA carries:
- a CDS encoding polyprenol monophosphomannose synthase, translated as MKKLVIIPTYNEKENIENIISAVFALEDDFHILVVDDTSPDGTAEVVKELQKKHPHYLHLSIRHVKDGLGKAYIHGFKWAIENKYDYIFEMDADFSHNPNDLPKLFEACMNADMAIGSRYSKGVNVVNWPMGRVLLSYFASKYVRFVLGLPIHDTTAGFVCFSRKVLEEIGLDNVRLKGYGFQIEMKFRAFKKGFRIVEVPIIFTNRILGESKMNGGIIHEAVFGVLNLKWKSIINRL; from the coding sequence ATGAAAAAACTCGTCATTATCCCCACATACAACGAAAAGGAAAATATTGAAAATATTATTTCCGCGGTTTTTGCATTGGAGGACGACTTTCATATCTTAGTTGTGGACGATACTTCCCCGGATGGAACAGCAGAGGTTGTAAAAGAACTGCAGAAGAAACATCCGCACTATTTACATCTGTCAATAAGACATGTGAAAGACGGGTTGGGAAAGGCATATATTCATGGATTTAAATGGGCTATCGAGAATAAATACGATTATATTTTTGAGATGGATGCCGATTTTTCCCATAATCCTAACGACCTGCCGAAGCTGTTTGAAGCATGTATGAATGCTGATATGGCCATCGGTTCCCGATACTCAAAAGGAGTGAATGTGGTGAACTGGCCCATGGGAAGAGTACTGCTTTCTTATTTTGCATCAAAATACGTAAGATTTGTATTAGGTCTTCCGATTCATGATACTACAGCAGGATTTGTCTGTTTTTCAAGAAAAGTGCTGGAAGAAATAGGATTGGATAATGTAAGATTGAAAGGCTATGGGTTTCAGATAGAAATGAAATTCAGAGCATTCAAAAAAGGCTTCAGAATTGTGGAAGTTCCTATTATATTTACCAACAGAATTTTAGGAGAAAGCAAAATGAACGGTGGAATTATTCATGAAGCGGTTTTTGGAGTACTAAACTTAAAGTGGAAATCAATCATCAATAGACTATGA
- a CDS encoding uroporphyrinogen-III synthase yields MRIKSILVSQPAPSESSPYLDIAKKEKIKIDFRPFIHVEGVDNKELRTQKIDLTQYTGIIFTSKNAIDHYFRLAEELRFAVPDTMRYICQSEAIANYLQKHIVYRKRKISFGEKNFSDLLPLFKKFPTEKYLLPSSDVLSPDIVKTMDASNADWTRAIMYRTVCSDLTDINIKDYDMLIFFSPQGIKSLQQNFPDFKQDETKIGVFGNTTLAAAEEAGLKVDLMAPTKETPSMTMALEKYIKALHK; encoded by the coding sequence ATGAGAATAAAGTCTATATTGGTTTCTCAACCAGCGCCTAGTGAGTCTTCTCCATATTTGGATATAGCGAAGAAGGAAAAAATAAAGATTGATTTCCGTCCATTTATCCACGTCGAAGGGGTTGACAATAAAGAGCTCAGAACACAGAAAATAGATCTGACGCAGTATACCGGTATTATTTTTACCAGTAAAAATGCGATTGACCATTACTTCAGACTTGCGGAAGAACTTCGTTTTGCCGTTCCGGATACAATGAGATATATCTGCCAGTCGGAAGCAATTGCCAACTACCTTCAAAAGCATATTGTGTACAGAAAAAGAAAAATCAGCTTTGGGGAGAAAAATTTCTCAGACCTGCTTCCTCTTTTCAAAAAATTCCCAACTGAAAAATATCTGCTGCCATCTTCAGATGTTTTAAGCCCGGATATTGTGAAAACCATGGATGCATCTAATGCAGACTGGACAAGAGCAATCATGTACCGTACGGTATGCAGCGACCTTACCGATATCAACATTAAAGATTATGACATGTTGATCTTCTTCAGTCCGCAGGGAATCAAATCTCTACAACAAAATTTCCCTGACTTCAAGCAGGATGAAACCAAAATCGGAGTTTTCGGAAACACGACGCTGGCTGCTGCGGAAGAAGCTGGATTAAAAGTAGATTTAATGGCACCTACGAAGGAGACTCCTTCCATGACAATGGCCCTTGAAAAGTATATTAAAGCACTTCATAAATAG
- a CDS encoding sensor histidine kinase yields the protein MNNKFIPIISVFMTISLIVFVTLQFYWLKGYYGVLEQDFSNKVYAVLESTSKSIEEIEADKYLNQDYKDFRKNILANSKQPSLTTIQQVEDSGTQRQIIYSKNIIEKTQLPISQKGDSIKLTTLYTDEAAYKIKRDTTNRELLTTDINQEIETGDYSMKEFVKVYGNNLPITKRVDPKTLDSVIAKELKIRGISAKFGYGVLDRNNKLTSIVNKAYKEKKDSNIYSFPLFADKKNTLYSLALVFPKKEYSLAMNNWPMLLGTFLSLLTILGIYIISINYMMRQKKLAEVKTDFINNMSHEFKTPLATISVATDSLANDKIATNPDKVKYYSELIKQENLRMKKQVENVLNMSKLERNEVELFLKETNVRELIKRTTESFNLIVQQRNGSLTQKFNATHYNFKIDEFHISNMLVNLLDNANKYSPEAPEIHVETRNEGHWYIIEISDKGMGMDTQNKTKIFEKFFREETGNIHNVKGQGLGLSYVKKIVELHKGQIIVDSHKGNGSTFTIKLPMG from the coding sequence ATGAATAACAAATTCATCCCAATAATTTCAGTGTTTATGACGATCTCACTGATTGTCTTTGTGACGCTCCAATTTTATTGGTTGAAAGGCTATTACGGTGTACTGGAACAGGATTTTTCAAATAAAGTGTATGCAGTTTTGGAAAGTACTTCAAAAAGTATTGAAGAGATTGAAGCCGACAAATACCTGAATCAGGATTATAAGGATTTCAGAAAAAATATTCTTGCGAACAGCAAACAGCCTTCTTTAACGACTATTCAACAGGTTGAAGATTCCGGTACTCAGAGACAGATTATTTACTCCAAAAATATTATTGAAAAAACACAGCTTCCGATTTCTCAAAAAGGAGATTCTATCAAGCTGACAACATTATATACAGACGAGGCAGCCTATAAAATAAAAAGAGATACCACCAATCGTGAACTTCTTACCACAGATATCAATCAGGAGATTGAAACCGGAGATTACTCCATGAAAGAATTTGTGAAAGTATATGGCAATAATCTCCCTATCACCAAAAGAGTGGATCCGAAAACGCTTGATTCCGTGATCGCTAAAGAACTTAAAATAAGAGGAATATCTGCCAAATTCGGATATGGAGTTCTTGACCGCAACAACAAGCTTACAAGCATTGTGAATAAAGCTTACAAAGAGAAAAAAGACAGTAACATTTACAGCTTTCCACTTTTTGCAGATAAAAAAAATACCCTGTACAGCCTCGCATTGGTTTTCCCTAAAAAAGAATACTCACTGGCGATGAATAACTGGCCAATGCTTTTAGGAACTTTTCTTTCCCTTCTTACTATTCTTGGAATTTATATTATTTCCATCAATTATATGATGAGGCAGAAAAAGCTTGCTGAAGTAAAAACAGACTTCATCAATAACATGTCTCATGAGTTCAAAACACCACTGGCAACCATTTCTGTAGCAACGGATTCTTTGGCAAATGACAAAATTGCCACCAATCCGGATAAGGTAAAATATTACTCGGAACTGATCAAGCAGGAGAATTTGAGAATGAAAAAGCAGGTGGAAAACGTGCTTAATATGTCCAAACTTGAAAGAAATGAAGTAGAACTGTTTTTAAAAGAAACCAATGTAAGGGAATTGATCAAAAGGACTACAGAATCTTTCAATCTGATTGTACAGCAAAGAAACGGTTCGCTTACCCAGAAATTCAACGCCACACATTATAATTTTAAAATAGACGAATTCCACATTTCAAACATGCTGGTCAACTTGCTGGATAATGCCAATAAATATTCTCCTGAAGCACCGGAAATACATGTGGAAACAAGAAATGAAGGACACTGGTATATCATTGAAATTTCCGATAAGGGAATGGGAATGGATACTCAGAATAAAACCAAAATTTTCGAAAAATTCTTCAGGGAAGAAACCGGAAATATTCACAACGTAAAAGGACAAGGA
- a CDS encoding DUF4271 domain-containing protein: MMNVIERDASLRDFLLQKYFDASNNLPSWIITSCVTTLTLSVLISQYIPVVPKYIADLQLFGYQLNKFGYTLLAVLFFYLIKSTFGFLFYQSIGDGKKWTIFYFTSTKFYFILTFLLIILCVAHYYFPIDRNKMFLYYLCFFSFVFIFKVFFYLFHKNKILPEKWYYKFLYICTLQIAPLLLLWKLLFF, translated from the coding sequence ATGATGAACGTCATAGAAAGGGATGCCAGTCTCAGGGATTTTCTGCTTCAAAAGTATTTTGATGCCAGCAACAACCTTCCCAGCTGGATCATTACTTCCTGTGTGACAACCCTCACTTTATCTGTTCTGATCTCGCAATATATTCCTGTTGTACCGAAATATATTGCCGATCTTCAGCTTTTTGGGTATCAGCTTAATAAATTTGGGTATACTTTGCTGGCTGTGCTGTTTTTTTATTTAATAAAATCAACATTTGGTTTTTTATTTTATCAAAGTATAGGGGACGGAAAAAAATGGACTATTTTTTATTTTACCTCCACAAAATTTTATTTTATCCTTACATTTTTGTTAATAATTCTTTGTGTAGCCCATTATTACTTCCCTATCGACAGAAATAAAATGTTCTTGTATTATTTGTGTTTCTTTTCTTTTGTATTCATTTTCAAAGTTTTTTTCTATTTATTTCACAAGAACAAGATTCTTCCCGAAAAATGGTATTATAAATTTTTGTATATTTGCACCCTCCAAATCGCACCATTATTATTGCTTTGGAAGTTGTTATTTTTTTAA
- a CDS encoding biotin--[acetyl-CoA-carboxylase] ligase, translated as MSQLFYLKECSSTNDEISKFLLYENSDFIGLHTFNQTKGRGQYGNVWTQTAGKNLAYTLAVNTQNILCSDFIFNYYTAMVIRDFLAKLSESEVKIKWPNDIILKGKKIVGILIEKKKINQNNYFIIGAGINILQDKFDEISNAGSLLTQTGIPFDLEEVSLNLHEYMSEKLKNIPSDQEILDGFNANLFRKDQISVFEIEKERQNGIIRNADEKGELWIELEDGLHSFYHKEVKLLY; from the coding sequence ATGAGCCAACTCTTCTATCTGAAAGAATGTTCTTCTACTAATGACGAAATATCAAAGTTTTTACTTTACGAAAATTCAGATTTTATTGGACTGCATACTTTTAATCAAACTAAAGGTCGTGGTCAGTATGGAAATGTCTGGACTCAAACTGCCGGAAAAAATCTGGCTTACACGCTGGCAGTCAATACTCAGAACATCTTGTGCTCTGACTTTATATTCAATTATTATACCGCAATGGTTATCCGGGATTTCCTTGCCAAATTGTCTGAATCAGAGGTAAAAATCAAATGGCCAAATGATATTATCCTTAAAGGTAAAAAAATCGTTGGAATTTTAATAGAAAAGAAAAAAATTAATCAAAATAATTATTTCATCATAGGAGCCGGAATCAATATTCTTCAGGACAAATTTGATGAAATATCTAATGCAGGATCACTCCTGACGCAGACAGGTATCCCATTCGATCTGGAAGAAGTTTCATTAAACCTTCATGAATATATGTCTGAGAAGCTGAAAAACATTCCTTCTGACCAGGAAATTCTGGATGGGTTCAACGCCAATCTTTTCAGAAAAGACCAGATCTCTGTCTTTGAAATTGAAAAAGAGCGCCAAAATGGCATCATCCGAAATGCAGACGAAAAGGGCGAACTCTGGATCGAACTGGAAGACGGACTGCATTCTTTTTATCACAAAGAAGTAAAATTGCTTTACTGA
- a CDS encoding LptF/LptG family permease, translated as MLKIVDRYIIKKYLGTFSFMLVLLSIVVLVIDVQQKIPRIENAKAIDPKLDLMYFLVHFYPFWIINLVVTFLSILVFISVIYFTSRMANNTEIVAIISSGASFYRFSKPYLVTSIFIGLIALVVYHMVLPWANIKKNELEAYTYNAANKEKILGTAPASSQLSKTEYIFVDSWNKREKRGSSFVYQKYDKDRKMTYELKASEVYWDKAKKQFVLNNYLEKTINKDNTEKLGNGIELRKNYGHSPEELFPNELLGQNKTTPELLKFIEREKARGNSNLNSYLNELHQRTSMPVSIIILTFLALSLSSQKKRGGLGINLAIGISLAFIFVFSFEALKVVSENKSLSPAVAMWLPNMVFLPLTLYLYIKRANQ; from the coding sequence ATGCTTAAAATTGTAGACAGATATATCATTAAAAAATACCTTGGAACTTTCAGTTTCATGCTGGTGTTATTGTCTATAGTCGTATTGGTAATTGATGTTCAGCAAAAGATTCCAAGGATAGAAAATGCCAAGGCCATTGATCCGAAGCTGGATCTGATGTATTTTCTGGTACATTTTTATCCCTTCTGGATTATTAATCTTGTGGTGACTTTCCTTTCCATTCTGGTATTTATTTCGGTGATTTATTTTACCTCCAGGATGGCAAATAATACTGAAATTGTAGCCATTATCAGTAGTGGAGCCAGTTTTTACAGGTTTTCAAAACCCTATTTGGTAACTTCCATTTTTATTGGTTTGATAGCCCTTGTGGTATATCATATGGTTCTTCCATGGGCGAATATCAAGAAAAATGAGCTGGAGGCTTATACCTATAATGCCGCCAATAAAGAAAAGATTTTAGGAACTGCTCCAGCCTCTTCACAGCTGAGCAAAACAGAATATATCTTCGTTGATTCCTGGAATAAAAGAGAAAAAAGAGGATCAAGTTTCGTTTATCAGAAATATGATAAAGACAGAAAAATGACCTATGAGCTGAAAGCAAGTGAAGTGTATTGGGATAAAGCCAAAAAGCAGTTTGTTCTCAATAATTATCTGGAAAAAACAATTAATAAAGACAACACCGAAAAACTCGGCAACGGAATAGAATTAAGGAAAAACTACGGGCATTCTCCGGAAGAACTTTTCCCTAATGAACTTTTGGGCCAAAATAAAACAACACCTGAGCTTCTGAAATTCATTGAAAGAGAAAAGGCAAGAGGAAACAGTAACCTGAACTCTTATCTGAATGAGCTTCATCAAAGAACGTCAATGCCTGTTTCTATCATTATTCTGACATTCCTGGCACTTTCTCTGTCATCACAAAAGAAAAGAGGAGGATTGGGGATCAACCTGGCAATAGGGATCTCATTGGCCTTTATCTTCGTGTTTTCTTTTGAAGCCTTGAAAGTAGTTTCAGAAAATAAAAGTTTGTCTCCTGCTGTAGCCATGTGGCTGCCAAACATGGTGTTTTTACCGCTTACCCTTTATCTGTATATCAAAAGAGCCAATCAGTAA
- a CDS encoding SRPBCC family protein, which produces MESNIIFNKDFDAASIYVMKIYKADVSTVWDHFTKSELLDQWWGPKPWRCETVKQDFREGGIWMYSMIGPNGEKGPMYAQSQYGEITEHRSLDWMSAFCDENGKINEDFPRSKWLLGFTGVEEGTKVTINIHYHSPDVMKKILDMGFEEGFTMGLSQLEELIG; this is translated from the coding sequence ATGGAATCTAATATCATTTTCAACAAAGATTTTGATGCAGCCTCTATTTATGTCATGAAAATCTATAAGGCTGATGTTTCAACAGTATGGGATCACTTTACCAAATCCGAATTATTGGATCAATGGTGGGGACCTAAACCCTGGAGATGTGAAACGGTAAAACAGGATTTCAGAGAAGGTGGAATCTGGATGTACTCAATGATAGGACCAAACGGTGAAAAAGGGCCTATGTATGCTCAGTCTCAGTATGGCGAAATTACGGAACACAGAAGCCTTGACTGGATGAGTGCTTTTTGTGATGAAAATGGGAAGATCAATGAAGATTTTCCAAGGTCAAAATGGCTGCTTGGTTTTACCGGAGTAGAAGAGGGAACCAAAGTGACGATCAATATCCATTATCATTCCCCGGATGTCATGAAAAAAATCCTGGATATGGGATTTGAAGAAGGCTTTACTATGGGACTCAGTCAACTTGAAGAACTGATTGGATAA
- a CDS encoding S9 family peptidase: MKAPQAKKIEKILETHGDKRIDNYFWLNERENPEVIKYIEEENAYEEFIMKDTEALQEELFEEMKARYKKDDESLPYFFNEYWYIVRYEEGKEYPIFCRKHKSLDNEEEIVLDVNILAEGKEFFEVGSVAVSPGNELASFSSDDVGRRIYTLNFKNLKTGEILPDTIPNTTGKAVWANDNQHVFYIRKDKSLRAFQVYRHQLGTDSSEDALIFHEKDDTFDVNVFKTKSLQYIFIASSSTISDEHRFIPSDNVFAEWTVIQPRIDDLEYSVEHYEDEFYIITNADDAINFKIVKTKIDNCSMENWVDVIPHRAEVLLEGFEIFKDYLVLEERERGLLQIKIIDEKTQESYYLPFFDPTYTAYIGINLEFDTEILRYGYTSLTQPSSTYEYNMKDKTTKLLKQQEVLGGKFVPENYISERIWADSRDGKTKVPISLVYHKNTKKSADTPLLLYGYGSYGHTVDASFSNVRLSILDRGFIYAIAHIRGGEYLGREWYEDGKMLFKKNTFFDFIDAGKHLIKENYTSSRHMYAMGGSAGGLLVGAVVNYEPQLFNGIVAQVPFVDVVSTMLDDTIPLTTGEYDEWGNPNDEEYYHYMKDYSPYDNVEAKDYPHMLITTGFHDSQVQYWEPAKWTAKLRELKTDNNILVFKTDMSSGHGGASGRFESLKEDALEYAFLLKINDNS, from the coding sequence ATGAAAGCTCCACAGGCAAAAAAAATAGAAAAAATATTAGAAACCCACGGCGATAAAAGGATTGATAATTACTTTTGGCTGAATGAAAGGGAAAACCCTGAAGTCATCAAATATATTGAAGAAGAAAATGCCTACGAAGAATTCATCATGAAAGATACAGAAGCTCTTCAGGAAGAGCTTTTTGAAGAGATGAAAGCCCGTTATAAAAAGGATGATGAATCTCTGCCTTATTTCTTTAACGAATACTGGTATATTGTACGTTATGAAGAAGGTAAGGAATATCCTATTTTCTGCAGAAAGCACAAAAGCCTTGACAACGAGGAGGAAATTGTACTTGATGTTAATATTCTGGCGGAAGGCAAAGAATTTTTTGAAGTAGGAAGTGTAGCCGTGAGCCCTGGTAATGAACTGGCTTCTTTCTCTTCTGATGACGTAGGAAGAAGAATTTATACGCTTAACTTCAAAAATTTAAAGACAGGAGAAATTTTACCGGACACTATTCCAAATACAACAGGAAAAGCAGTTTGGGCAAATGACAACCAGCATGTTTTTTACATTAGAAAAGACAAGAGTCTCCGTGCATTTCAGGTATACAGACATCAATTAGGAACTGATTCCTCAGAAGACGCACTTATCTTTCATGAAAAGGATGACACTTTTGACGTGAACGTATTTAAGACAAAATCTTTACAATATATTTTCATTGCAAGTTCAAGCACTATTTCTGATGAACACCGTTTTATCCCTTCTGACAATGTATTTGCGGAATGGACAGTAATACAGCCAAGAATAGACGATCTTGAATATTCAGTAGAGCATTACGAAGATGAATTCTACATCATTACCAATGCTGATGATGCCATCAACTTTAAAATTGTAAAAACAAAGATTGACAACTGCAGTATGGAAAACTGGGTAGATGTCATTCCACACCGTGCGGAAGTTTTGTTAGAGGGCTTTGAAATTTTCAAAGATTATCTGGTTCTTGAGGAAAGAGAAAGAGGATTGCTTCAGATCAAAATTATTGATGAGAAGACGCAGGAATCTTATTATTTACCATTCTTCGATCCTACTTATACAGCTTATATCGGAATTAATCTGGAATTTGATACAGAAATTTTACGTTACGGTTATACCTCTCTCACACAACCTAGTTCCACTTACGAATATAATATGAAAGACAAAACCACAAAGCTCCTGAAACAACAGGAAGTATTGGGTGGAAAATTTGTTCCTGAAAATTATATTTCAGAAAGAATATGGGCAGACTCCAGAGATGGAAAAACAAAAGTTCCTATTTCATTAGTATATCATAAAAACACCAAAAAATCGGCTGATACTCCACTTCTTCTGTATGGATATGGAAGTTATGGACATACGGTTGACGCCAGCTTTTCCAATGTAAGATTATCTATTCTGGACAGAGGCTTTATTTATGCTATTGCTCACATCCGTGGTGGTGAATACCTGGGAAGGGAATGGTATGAAGATGGAAAAATGTTATTCAAGAAAAATACATTCTTTGATTTTATAGATGCAGGGAAACATTTAATCAAAGAAAATTATACTTCATCGAGACATATGTACGCGATGGGAGGAAGTGCCGGAGGTCTGTTGGTAGGTGCTGTGGTCAATTACGAACCTCAGTTATTCAACGGAATTGTAGCACAGGTTCCTTTCGTAGACGTTGTTTCCACAATGCTGGATGATACGATTCCTTTAACTACCGGAGAATATGATGAATGGGGAAATCCAAATGATGAAGAATACTACCATTATATGAAAGACTATTCTCCATATGATAATGTAGAAGCTAAAGATTATCCCCATATGCTGATCACTACAGGATTCCACGATTCACAGGTGCAGTATTGGGAACCTGCCAAATGGACGGCAAAACTTAGAGAACTAAAGACAGACAATAATATTTTAGTCTTTAAAACCGACATGAGTTCCGGACACGGAGGAGCAAGCGGAAGATTTGAATCTCTGAAAGAAGACGCATTAGAATATGCATTTCTGTTGAAAATAAATGATAATTCATAA
- the tgt gene encoding tRNA guanosine(34) transglycosylase Tgt, translating into MKFFNIEKTSEGKARAGEITTDHGKIQTPIFMPVGTVASVKTVHQRELKEDIKAQIILGNTYHLYLRPGMETMQDAGGLHKFMNWDLPILTDSGGFQVFSLASNRKMTEEGARFKSHIDGSYHMFSPERSMEIQRQIGADIFMAFDECTPYPCDYNQAKSSMELTHRWLKRCIEWTNDNPELYGYKQRLFPIVQGSTYSDLRKISAEVISEAGAEGNAIGGLSVGEPEEEMYRITDEVTDILPKEKPRYLMGVGTPWNILESIGLGIDMMDCVMPTRNARNAMLFTWQGVMNLKNEKWKRDFSPLDEFGTSFVDREYSKAYLRHLFVSKEYLAKQIASIHNLAFYLDLVKVAREHIIAGDFYEWKNSIVPVLRQRL; encoded by the coding sequence ATGAAATTTTTTAATATAGAAAAAACCTCTGAAGGAAAAGCAAGAGCAGGGGAGATTACCACAGATCACGGGAAGATTCAAACTCCTATTTTTATGCCTGTGGGAACTGTGGCAAGTGTAAAAACAGTTCATCAGAGAGAATTAAAAGAAGACATTAAAGCTCAGATTATTCTGGGGAATACTTACCATCTTTACCTTCGTCCGGGTATGGAGACAATGCAGGATGCAGGTGGTTTACATAAATTCATGAACTGGGACCTTCCTATTCTTACCGATTCAGGAGGTTTTCAGGTGTTTTCACTGGCGAGTAACAGAAAAATGACAGAAGAAGGAGCGAGATTTAAATCTCACATCGACGGAAGTTATCACATGTTCTCTCCGGAAAGATCAATGGAGATTCAAAGACAGATCGGAGCCGATATTTTCATGGCTTTTGACGAATGTACTCCTTATCCTTGCGATTATAACCAGGCAAAATCATCTATGGAGCTTACGCACCGTTGGCTGAAAAGATGTATTGAATGGACGAATGATAATCCTGAATTGTATGGGTATAAACAAAGACTTTTCCCAATTGTTCAGGGCTCTACTTATTCTGACCTCAGAAAAATTTCTGCAGAAGTTATTTCTGAAGCAGGTGCCGAAGGAAACGCCATCGGTGGACTTTCCGTTGGAGAGCCTGAAGAAGAAATGTACAGAATTACAGATGAAGTGACAGATATCCTTCCAAAAGAAAAACCAAGATATCTGATGGGAGTGGGAACTCCATGGAATATCCTTGAATCTATCGGATTAGGAATTGATATGATGGATTGTGTAATGCCAACAAGAAATGCAAGAAATGCAATGCTTTTCACATGGCAGGGGGTGATGAACCTTAAAAATGAAAAATGGAAGCGTGACTTTTCGCCTTTGGATGAATTTGGAACCAGTTTTGTAGATCGTGAATATTCAAAAGCGTATCTTCGCCACCTGTTTGTATCTAAAGAGTATCTGGCAAAACAGATTGCTTCGATTCATAATCTTGCATTCTATCTGGATCTGGTGAAAGTAGCCAGAGAACATATTATTGCCGGAGATTTCTACGAATGGAAAAACTCCATAGTGCCGGTTCTTAGACAAAGATTATAA
- a CDS encoding four helix bundle protein yields the protein MMDSPDYNTIFASKTKQLAVTIIKELSKQPYNEAFSVIRKQIYRSSTSMAANYRAMCRARSKAERFSKISIVIEETDETLFWLEMLENWNMFKKQF from the coding sequence ATGATGGATAGCCCTGATTATAACACAATTTTTGCTTCTAAAACAAAGCAGCTAGCCGTCACTATTATTAAGGAATTATCTAAACAGCCCTATAACGAAGCGTTTTCAGTTATCAGAAAGCAAATATACAGATCTTCTACATCCATGGCAGCCAATTACAGAGCCATGTGTAGAGCAAGATCAAAAGCTGAAAGATTTTCTAAAATATCCATAGTGATAGAGGAAACTGATGAAACTTTATTTTGGCTTGAAATGTTGGAGAACTGGAATATGTTCAAAAAACAATTTTAA
- the rsfS gene encoding ribosome silencing factor, with protein MNKTAEKQALIDKIVEAIQDVKGEDIMIFDLSNIENSVAETFVICSGNSNTQVAALAGSVEKKVRNELQDRPWHVEGTENAMWVLVDYVSVVVHIFQKQVREYYDIEELWGDAVITKIENQ; from the coding sequence ATGAATAAAACAGCAGAAAAACAAGCGTTAATAGATAAAATCGTTGAAGCTATCCAGGATGTAAAAGGAGAAGACATTATGATCTTTGATCTTTCCAACATCGAAAACTCCGTAGCAGAAACGTTCGTGATATGTAGTGGAAACTCAAATACACAGGTAGCTGCATTGGCAGGAAGTGTTGAGAAAAAAGTAAGAAACGAACTGCAGGACAGACCTTGGCATGTAGAAGGTACTGAAAATGCAATGTGGGTATTGGTAGATTACGTTTCAGTGGTGGTTCATATATTTCAGAAGCAGGTACGTGAGTACTATGATATAGAAGAGCTTTGGGGTGACGCAGTCATTACCAAAATTGAAAATCAATAA
- a CDS encoding DUF4296 domain-containing protein: MKKLIFIFVLLGMFSCSDYIDKPKNLIDKDVMAEIIADLAINDQAIFVYPDKNMEAGTRAVLKSHKVKSEDFVESFKYYVIKEEMDGITNDAQQILLKKDPKADKYIKDKLKQNAVVPPLVR, from the coding sequence ATGAAAAAGCTGATCTTTATTTTCGTTTTGCTGGGCATGTTTTCGTGCAGCGATTATATCGATAAGCCTAAAAATCTGATCGATAAAGATGTGATGGCAGAAATCATTGCAGATCTTGCTATTAATGATCAGGCGATCTTTGTATATCCTGACAAAAATATGGAGGCCGGTACAAGAGCTGTCCTGAAGTCGCATAAAGTGAAATCTGAAGACTTTGTAGAAAGTTTCAAATACTATGTGATCAAAGAAGAAATGGATGGGATTACCAATGATGCACAGCAAATACTGTTGAAAAAAGATCCCAAAGCAGATAAATACATAAAGGATAAACTGAAACAGAACGCTGTTGTACCCCCTTTGGTGAGATAA